One genomic segment of Deltaproteobacteria bacterium includes these proteins:
- a CDS encoding biotin carboxyl carrier protein, with protein sequence MSEIHFVDTTLRDGQMSLWATRMRTGMMLPIAERMDRAGFDAMELMSSIFLKKLARDLREDPFERLRLMAAKMPNTPLRMTSGRFNAFEVTPFSLYRLYLERMSANGMRQARISDEWNDFEGWRNKVRTAKEAGLEPIINLIYSVSPKHTDEYYAERARQAATLDLSRICLKDPGGLITPDRVRTLVPLVLENVGGIPVEFHTHCTTGLGPLCCVEAVKLGITIVNTAIPPLANASSNPSLFNVVANARALGHTTAVDEEPLHAVSEHFTRIAEQEGLPLGRPVEYDHGQYLHQVPGGMYSNLRHQLEKVGLEHKFQEALEECGRVREEFAYPIMVTPLSQFVGSQAAINVIVGERYTQVTDQSILYALGLWGEEGSRLMDPEVKARILDRPRARELAKWEPPQPSIAEIRKGFEPGLSDDDLLLRWLITKDEFNAMRAAGPATPYTGNGVLGLLQNLRGRKANHVYIRKPGLRLALQGSAN encoded by the coding sequence ATGAGCGAGATCCATTTCGTGGACACCACGTTGCGCGACGGGCAGATGAGCCTGTGGGCCACGCGCATGCGCACGGGCATGATGCTGCCCATCGCCGAGCGCATGGACCGGGCGGGCTTCGACGCCATGGAGCTGATGTCGAGCATCTTCCTCAAGAAGCTGGCGCGGGACCTCAGGGAGGACCCGTTCGAGCGCCTGCGCCTGATGGCGGCGAAGATGCCCAACACGCCGTTGCGCATGACCTCGGGGCGCTTCAACGCCTTCGAGGTGACGCCCTTCTCCCTGTACCGGCTCTACCTCGAGCGCATGAGCGCCAACGGCATGCGCCAGGCGCGCATCTCGGACGAGTGGAACGACTTCGAGGGCTGGCGCAACAAGGTCAGGACGGCCAAGGAAGCCGGGCTCGAGCCCATCATCAACCTGATCTACTCGGTGTCGCCCAAGCACACCGACGAGTACTACGCGGAGCGGGCGCGCCAGGCGGCGACCCTGGACCTGTCGCGCATCTGCCTCAAGGACCCGGGCGGCCTCATCACCCCGGACCGGGTGCGCACCCTGGTGCCGCTGGTGCTGGAGAACGTAGGCGGCATCCCGGTGGAGTTCCACACCCACTGCACCACCGGGCTGGGGCCGCTGTGCTGCGTGGAGGCCGTCAAGCTCGGCATCACCATCGTGAACACGGCCATCCCGCCGCTGGCCAACGCCTCGTCCAACCCGTCGCTGTTCAACGTCGTCGCCAACGCCCGGGCGCTGGGGCACACCACCGCGGTGGACGAGGAGCCGCTGCACGCGGTGTCGGAACACTTCACCCGCATCGCCGAGCAGGAGGGCCTGCCGCTCGGGCGGCCGGTGGAATACGACCACGGCCAGTACCTCCACCAGGTGCCGGGCGGCATGTATTCCAACCTGCGCCACCAACTGGAGAAGGTGGGCCTGGAGCACAAGTTCCAGGAGGCGCTGGAGGAATGTGGCCGGGTGCGCGAGGAGTTCGCCTACCCCATCATGGTGACGCCGCTGTCCCAGTTCGTGGGCAGCCAGGCGGCCATCAACGTCATCGTGGGCGAGCGCTACACCCAGGTCACCGACCAGAGCATCCTCTACGCCCTGGGGCTGTGGGGCGAGGAAGGCAGCCGGCTCATGGACCCGGAGGTCAAGGCCAGGATCCTCGACCGGCCGCGCGCCCGGGAACTGGCGAAATGGGAGCCGCCGCAACCGTCCATCGCCGAGATCCGCAAGGGCTTCGAGCCCGGCCTCTCGGACGACGACCTGCTGCTCCGCTGGCTCATCACCAAGGACGAGTTCAACGCCATGCGCGCCGCCGGCCCGGCCACCCCGTACACCGGCAACGGCGTGCTCGGCCTGCTGCAAAACCTGCGCGGCCGCAAGGCCAACCACGTGTACATCCGGAAACCGGGGCTGAGGCTGGCGCTGCAGGGGTCGGCGAATTGA